The proteins below are encoded in one region of Triticum aestivum cultivar Chinese Spring chromosome 1B, IWGSC CS RefSeq v2.1, whole genome shotgun sequence:
- the LOC123091937 gene encoding uncharacterized protein At5g43822 yields the protein MEAMVRKVQQRVRKAREETERWDDLNSRLLSQFSNATTIITRLPVLGDAKNYGVLRCVPNIREDLLGKQMESLELIFVLMRETLEEFSGIAKGLSKVLRDTNQMVRGGSALSAKQLQLQVGILPTIADCLDGLRTLSDMHQAEYALKSSIISLLTWTSSSSDIAAMRQLLVDQPNIPKDEVQSIFDIIFADEIC from the exons ATGGAGGCGATGGTGCGGAAGGTGCAGCAGAGGGTGAGGAAGGCACGGGAGGAGACGGAGCGTTGGGACGACCTCAACTCCCGCCTCCTCTCCCAGTTCTCCAACGCCACGACCATCATCACTCGCCTTCCG GTACTTGGAGATGCTAAAAACTATGGTGTCCTGCGGTGTGTACCCAACATCAGGGAGGATCTCTTGGGGAAGCAGATGGAGAGCCTGGAGCTCATCTTTGTTTTGATGAGGGAAACTTT GGAGGAGTTCAGTGGCATTGCCAAAGGTTTGAGCAAAGTGTTGCGTGATACTAATCAGATGGTGAGGGGTGGATCGGCACTCAGTGCAAAACAGTTGCAGTTACAAGTGGGAATTTTGCCAACTATCGCAGACTGCTTGGATGGGCTACGAACGCTGTCAGATATGCACCAGGCTGA GTATGCGCTAAAATCATCGATCATCTCTTTGTTGACATGGACAAGCAG TTCAAGTGATATCGCTGCAATGCGCCAACTCTTGGTAGACCAACCGAACATACCAAAAGATGAAG TGCAATCTATTTTCGACATTATATTTGCAGATGAAATTTGTTAG